The following coding sequences lie in one Arachis stenosperma cultivar V10309 chromosome 5, arast.V10309.gnm1.PFL2, whole genome shotgun sequence genomic window:
- the LOC130979470 gene encoding uncharacterized protein LOC130979470 isoform X2, translating into MAADQRRKRLNGASIVSYGSREQQRAKRKNLGLMQHDLRMKSHITVEWDSSQKRVVAKQEQIGITWRQMKPFFNFVSNDHNVLADVLTVPKEFFDLDNLKEVLSYKVWKNHLSENERNLLVHFLPHGLEPHQVVEELLAGNNIHFGNPFLKWGASLCSGDLHPDVIVDQERHLKSEKRAYYSQLHNYHNDMIGFLVKLKERWQSCKDPEKDIVQKIWRSKNVEKRVSSNVNDLKVYDHDGNFTVTSESCSWDAEEKEFSCDNQIFSVKRDEKLQRRVLEIGSMKGKSTNLMVSSDDVHNVGERLKKGDKLSKRNIHSTDGDKYMSCIKISKQQHELVKSMKQSGRIIQSKTLNRVLGNLDNIHVQPYEVFVKEEQNKLHEHWLELVNKALPAAYANWMERHRQRHAVINSLLVEVKEKSNPLGEEEDSFSPASELQDKDETNMSSGDDLQDQDEANTTSSGELPDKDEDDVTSGGELQDKNEDDMKSSSGLQDSGDDNTAGRKIQGHDEDDVSLENELQELAEDEVQNDKSSLKDEVSVARTPENQSPHDTYGGRIDEFNSMSMKLEKNLISPTLGNASQNKIDYPGDKNTRDVSIDEGRPFNSSSDVWQAVEMPHPFFDTAGTHEYTTHGLSLANPRENEERACLIDLEAGLHQEETGKELLHRQLHDQTFSSYQSQGRSDLLQSFLKGDGVISYHHEQKGSEMNFQASNNVIMGDSQLSSHFKDPLQTSLSLDQGQRRANEVYTSESMPQNIYSNGGRYLVPRQARLVPGQDSLAAVNMPDWSSNTARTPSQSHLNTADFSGHHWFPADQVHGGWNGSDGSSISSHSLGTATNSDQSLFSILSQCNQLHPRSSYDSFRNTDDFLAQRPYGVVDTDTSRTNAVAPQASHPLEYFSGREAPSSGLVPDDMAWMSLPHQNDQMGKPYLRSWNR; encoded by the exons ATGGCTGCTGATCAGAGGAGAAAACGGTTAAATGGTGCAAGCATTGTCAGTTATGGTTCCAGAGAGCAACAAAGGGCTAAGAGAAAAAATTTGGGATTGATGCAGCATGACTTAAGGATGAAATCTCACATCACTGTTGAGTGGGACAGTAGTCAGAAAAGGGTTGTTGCCAAACAGGAACAGATTGGCATCACCTGGAGACAAATGAAACCATTTTTCAATTTTGTATCCAATGATCACAATGTCCTGGCAGATGTGTTGACCGTACCTAAAGAATTCTTTGACCTGGATAATTTAAAGGAAGTGCTTTCATATAAG GTTTGGAAGAACCATCTTTCAGAAAATGAGAGAAACCTTCTTGTGCATTTTCTTCCTCATGGCTTGGAGCCACATCAAGTTGTGGAAGAATTACTTGCTGGGAATAACATTCACTTTGGAAACCCCTTCTTGAAATG GGGTGCTTCACTTTGTTCAGGTGATCTTCATCCTGATGTAATTGTTGATCAGGAGCGGCATCTGAAGTCTGAGAAGAGGGCATACTATTCACAGTTGCATAATTATCATAATGA TATGATAGGATTTCTTGTTAAGTTGAAGGAAAGATGGCAAAGCTGCAAAGATCCAGAAAAGGATATTGTGCAGAAGATATGGAG GTCAAAGAATGTAGAGAAAAGAGTGTCCTCAAATGTGAATGACTTGAAAGTCTATGATCATGATGGAAATTTTACAGTTACATCTGAGTCGTGTTCCTGGGATGCAGAGGAGAAGGAATTTAGTTGTGACAATCAAATTTTCTCAGTGAAAAGGGATGAAAAACTCCAAAGAAG GGTGCTGGAAATAGGCAGCATGAAAGGTAAATCTACAAATTTGATGGTTTCATCTGATGATGTGCATAATGTTGGAGAGAGGCTTAAGAAAGGGGACAAACTGTCCAAGCGCAATATTCACTCCACTGACGGTGACAAATACATGTCGTGTATCAAG ATTAGTAagcagcagcatgaacttgttAAGAGTATGAAGCAGTCTGGTAGAATCATTCAGTCTAAGACCCTTAACCGTGTTTTGGGCAACCTTGATAACATTCATGTGCAACCATATGAAGTTTTTGTCAAAGAAGAACAGAATAAGTTGCATGAGCATTG GTTAGAGTTGGTGAACAAAGCCCTTCCTGCAGCATACGCAAATTGGATGGAGAGACACAGACAGAGACACGCAGTGATAAATTCGTTGCTGGTGGAGGTGAAGGAAAAATCTAATCCACTCGGCGAG GAAGAGGACAGTTTTAGCCCAGCCAGCGAGCTTCAGGATAAGGATGAGACTAACATGAGCTCCGGGGATGATCTTCAAGATCAGGATGAAGCAAACACGACATCAAGTGGTGAGCTTCCGGATAAGGATGAGGATGACGTGACATCAGGGGGTGAGCTTCAGGATAAGAATGAGGATGACATGAAATCAAGCAGTGGGCTTCAGGATTCGGGTGATGATAATACAGCAGGTAGAAAGATTCAAGGTCATGATGAGGATGATGTGAGCTTGGAGAATGAGCTTCAGGAACTGGCAGAGGATGAAGTTCAAAATGATAAGTCTAGCCTGAAAGATGAAGTTTCTGTTGCAAGGACCCCAGAAAACCAATCCCCACATGACACTTATGGTGGTAGGATTGACGAGTTCAACTCAATGAGTATGAAGTTAGAAAAGAATTTAATTTCCCCAACATTGGGCAATGcatcacaaaataaaatagattatCCAGGGGATAAGAACACGCGGGATGTTTCTATTGATGAAGGACGCCCTTTCAATTCTAGCAGTGATGTATGGCAAGCAGTTGAAATGCCACATCCATTCTTTGATACTGCTGGGACCCATGAGTACACAACCCATGGATTATCATTGGCGAATCCTAGAGAGAATGAAGAACGAGCTTGTTTGATTGACCTTGAAGCTGGGTTACATCAGGAAGAGACTGGTAAAGAATTGTTACACAGACAGTTACATGATCAAACCTTCAGTTCTTACCAAAGCCAGGGTCGAAGTGACTTGCTTCAATCTTTCCTCAAGGGAGATGGTGTGATATCCTATCATCATGAGCAAAAAGGATCCGAAATGAacttccaggcttcgaacaatgTTATAATGGGGGATAGCCAATTATCTAGCCATTTTAAGGACCCTTTGCAGACATCACTGTCTTTGGACCAGGGGCAGAGGAGAGCTAATGAGGTTTACACATCAGAAAGCATGCCACAGAATATTTATTCCAATGGAGGAAGGTACTTAGTCCCCAGGCAAGCTCGGTTAGTTCCCGGGCAAGATTCATTGGCCGCTGTAAATATGCCGGATTGGAGCTCCAATACTGCTCGCACACCTTCCCAGTCTCACTTAAATACTGCAGATTTTAGTGGTCATCATTGGTTTCCTGCTGATCAAGTTCATGGTGGCTGGAATGGATCTGATGGCAGCAGTATTTCAAGTCACAGTCTTGGCACTGCAACAAACTCTGATCAGAGCTTATTTAGTATTCTATCACAGTGTAACCAGTTACATCCGCGTAGCTCTTATGATTCGTTCCGAAACACTGATGACTTTCTAGCACAAAGACCTTATGGAGTAGTAGATACTGATACCTCCAGGACCAATGCTGTTGCTCCACAGGCTTCTCATCCGCTAGAATACTTCAGTGGACGCGAGGCACCTAGTAGTGGCCTGGTACCTGATGATATGGCATGGATGAGCTTGCCACATCAGAATGATCAAATGGGAAAGCCATACTTGAGATCTTGGAATCGGTAA
- the LOC130979470 gene encoding uncharacterized protein LOC130979470 isoform X1, whose protein sequence is MAADQRRKRLNGASIVSYGSREQQRAKRKNLGLMQHDLRMKSHITVEWDSSQKRVVAKQEQIGITWRQMKPFFNFVSNDHNVLADVLTVPKEFFDLDNLKEVLSYKVWKNHLSENERNLLVHFLPHGLEPHQVVEELLAGNNIHFGNPFLKWGASLCSGDLHPDVIVDQERHLKSEKRAYYSQLHNYHNDMIGFLVKLKERWQSCKDPEKDIVQKIWRSKNVEKRVSSNVNDLKVYDHDGNFTVTSESCSWDAEEKEFSCDNQIFSVKRDEKLQRSRVLEIGSMKGKSTNLMVSSDDVHNVGERLKKGDKLSKRNIHSTDGDKYMSCIKISKQQHELVKSMKQSGRIIQSKTLNRVLGNLDNIHVQPYEVFVKEEQNKLHEHWLELVNKALPAAYANWMERHRQRHAVINSLLVEVKEKSNPLGEEEDSFSPASELQDKDETNMSSGDDLQDQDEANTTSSGELPDKDEDDVTSGGELQDKNEDDMKSSSGLQDSGDDNTAGRKIQGHDEDDVSLENELQELAEDEVQNDKSSLKDEVSVARTPENQSPHDTYGGRIDEFNSMSMKLEKNLISPTLGNASQNKIDYPGDKNTRDVSIDEGRPFNSSSDVWQAVEMPHPFFDTAGTHEYTTHGLSLANPRENEERACLIDLEAGLHQEETGKELLHRQLHDQTFSSYQSQGRSDLLQSFLKGDGVISYHHEQKGSEMNFQASNNVIMGDSQLSSHFKDPLQTSLSLDQGQRRANEVYTSESMPQNIYSNGGRYLVPRQARLVPGQDSLAAVNMPDWSSNTARTPSQSHLNTADFSGHHWFPADQVHGGWNGSDGSSISSHSLGTATNSDQSLFSILSQCNQLHPRSSYDSFRNTDDFLAQRPYGVVDTDTSRTNAVAPQASHPLEYFSGREAPSSGLVPDDMAWMSLPHQNDQMGKPYLRSWNR, encoded by the exons ATGGCTGCTGATCAGAGGAGAAAACGGTTAAATGGTGCAAGCATTGTCAGTTATGGTTCCAGAGAGCAACAAAGGGCTAAGAGAAAAAATTTGGGATTGATGCAGCATGACTTAAGGATGAAATCTCACATCACTGTTGAGTGGGACAGTAGTCAGAAAAGGGTTGTTGCCAAACAGGAACAGATTGGCATCACCTGGAGACAAATGAAACCATTTTTCAATTTTGTATCCAATGATCACAATGTCCTGGCAGATGTGTTGACCGTACCTAAAGAATTCTTTGACCTGGATAATTTAAAGGAAGTGCTTTCATATAAG GTTTGGAAGAACCATCTTTCAGAAAATGAGAGAAACCTTCTTGTGCATTTTCTTCCTCATGGCTTGGAGCCACATCAAGTTGTGGAAGAATTACTTGCTGGGAATAACATTCACTTTGGAAACCCCTTCTTGAAATG GGGTGCTTCACTTTGTTCAGGTGATCTTCATCCTGATGTAATTGTTGATCAGGAGCGGCATCTGAAGTCTGAGAAGAGGGCATACTATTCACAGTTGCATAATTATCATAATGA TATGATAGGATTTCTTGTTAAGTTGAAGGAAAGATGGCAAAGCTGCAAAGATCCAGAAAAGGATATTGTGCAGAAGATATGGAG GTCAAAGAATGTAGAGAAAAGAGTGTCCTCAAATGTGAATGACTTGAAAGTCTATGATCATGATGGAAATTTTACAGTTACATCTGAGTCGTGTTCCTGGGATGCAGAGGAGAAGGAATTTAGTTGTGACAATCAAATTTTCTCAGTGAAAAGGGATGAAAAACTCCAAAGAAG CAGGGTGCTGGAAATAGGCAGCATGAAAGGTAAATCTACAAATTTGATGGTTTCATCTGATGATGTGCATAATGTTGGAGAGAGGCTTAAGAAAGGGGACAAACTGTCCAAGCGCAATATTCACTCCACTGACGGTGACAAATACATGTCGTGTATCAAG ATTAGTAagcagcagcatgaacttgttAAGAGTATGAAGCAGTCTGGTAGAATCATTCAGTCTAAGACCCTTAACCGTGTTTTGGGCAACCTTGATAACATTCATGTGCAACCATATGAAGTTTTTGTCAAAGAAGAACAGAATAAGTTGCATGAGCATTG GTTAGAGTTGGTGAACAAAGCCCTTCCTGCAGCATACGCAAATTGGATGGAGAGACACAGACAGAGACACGCAGTGATAAATTCGTTGCTGGTGGAGGTGAAGGAAAAATCTAATCCACTCGGCGAG GAAGAGGACAGTTTTAGCCCAGCCAGCGAGCTTCAGGATAAGGATGAGACTAACATGAGCTCCGGGGATGATCTTCAAGATCAGGATGAAGCAAACACGACATCAAGTGGTGAGCTTCCGGATAAGGATGAGGATGACGTGACATCAGGGGGTGAGCTTCAGGATAAGAATGAGGATGACATGAAATCAAGCAGTGGGCTTCAGGATTCGGGTGATGATAATACAGCAGGTAGAAAGATTCAAGGTCATGATGAGGATGATGTGAGCTTGGAGAATGAGCTTCAGGAACTGGCAGAGGATGAAGTTCAAAATGATAAGTCTAGCCTGAAAGATGAAGTTTCTGTTGCAAGGACCCCAGAAAACCAATCCCCACATGACACTTATGGTGGTAGGATTGACGAGTTCAACTCAATGAGTATGAAGTTAGAAAAGAATTTAATTTCCCCAACATTGGGCAATGcatcacaaaataaaatagattatCCAGGGGATAAGAACACGCGGGATGTTTCTATTGATGAAGGACGCCCTTTCAATTCTAGCAGTGATGTATGGCAAGCAGTTGAAATGCCACATCCATTCTTTGATACTGCTGGGACCCATGAGTACACAACCCATGGATTATCATTGGCGAATCCTAGAGAGAATGAAGAACGAGCTTGTTTGATTGACCTTGAAGCTGGGTTACATCAGGAAGAGACTGGTAAAGAATTGTTACACAGACAGTTACATGATCAAACCTTCAGTTCTTACCAAAGCCAGGGTCGAAGTGACTTGCTTCAATCTTTCCTCAAGGGAGATGGTGTGATATCCTATCATCATGAGCAAAAAGGATCCGAAATGAacttccaggcttcgaacaatgTTATAATGGGGGATAGCCAATTATCTAGCCATTTTAAGGACCCTTTGCAGACATCACTGTCTTTGGACCAGGGGCAGAGGAGAGCTAATGAGGTTTACACATCAGAAAGCATGCCACAGAATATTTATTCCAATGGAGGAAGGTACTTAGTCCCCAGGCAAGCTCGGTTAGTTCCCGGGCAAGATTCATTGGCCGCTGTAAATATGCCGGATTGGAGCTCCAATACTGCTCGCACACCTTCCCAGTCTCACTTAAATACTGCAGATTTTAGTGGTCATCATTGGTTTCCTGCTGATCAAGTTCATGGTGGCTGGAATGGATCTGATGGCAGCAGTATTTCAAGTCACAGTCTTGGCACTGCAACAAACTCTGATCAGAGCTTATTTAGTATTCTATCACAGTGTAACCAGTTACATCCGCGTAGCTCTTATGATTCGTTCCGAAACACTGATGACTTTCTAGCACAAAGACCTTATGGAGTAGTAGATACTGATACCTCCAGGACCAATGCTGTTGCTCCACAGGCTTCTCATCCGCTAGAATACTTCAGTGGACGCGAGGCACCTAGTAGTGGCCTGGTACCTGATGATATGGCATGGATGAGCTTGCCACATCAGAATGATCAAATGGGAAAGCCATACTTGAGATCTTGGAATCGGTAA